A part of Capsicum annuum cultivar UCD-10X-F1 chromosome 6, UCD10Xv1.1, whole genome shotgun sequence genomic DNA contains:
- the LOC107874677 gene encoding uncharacterized protein LOC107874677, giving the protein MEFMHRGKVAITLLLFALLLPLNFINLEGLSAGSERRLVELDYGSETYQSDYTVRIDPLDNFKKYKGGFDITNKHYSSSTIFTGIYGYVIAVLWLLCGLGYGLFLLASTYCCKRKDREFKKRSTFYKHCYLWLTLSAIFLTILAITATGLVLGGNAKLRSRADRVVDIIIDTADGASETIYATTRALREMNTDLAHTDIGHQASHFLVPTSNSLDRHADDIHREAMKNRRLIQKVLEIVYVVTTLIISLNLVALIALTVSGILKYRRTLYMLIAACWTFTVFCWLLFGAYFFIASFARDACTALESFQINPYNNSLSSVLPCDELLSAESILYNVSEGIHRVVHTINRALSTDYGNVAQICNPFSGPPDYNYKPDQNCPSSAIKIGDLPRIIKMSTCTDTNCKGGVLISRRDYNNIEAYTTALKRLLDVYPGMESLAECNTVYDSFSDILDKHSEPLKKNAHMTWGGLAFLSVVMVALVLVWTFQAYHEQNHHHNFDTSIKPHSSTVDMLELGTVKEAKADTNLSSVSQMTVD; this is encoded by the exons ATGGAGTTTATGCATAGGGGGAAAGTGGCTATAACTCTGCTATTATTTGCTCTCCTCCTCCCACTTAACTTCATTAATCTTGAAGGATTATCAGCTGGATCAG AGAGAAGATTAGTTGAATTAGATTATGGTTCAGAAACCTATCAGTCAGATTATACGGTGAGAATAGATCCTTTGGACAATTTCAAGAAATACAAAGGAGGATTTGACATTACAAATAAACACTATTCGAGT TCCACCATTTTTACAGGTATATATGGATATGTCATTGCAGTGCTGTGGCTCTTGTGTGGCTTAGGATATGGATTGTTTCTCCTAGCTTCAACCTACTGCTGTAAAAGAAAAGATAGAGAGTTTAAGAAGAGATCAACTTTTTATAAACACTGTTATCTCTGGCTTACCCTCTCAGCTATTTTCTTGACAATTTTAGCTAT AACAGCTACAGGCCTGGTACTAGGAGGGAATGCGAAACTTCGTTCAAGAGCGGATAGAGTAGTGGACATCATCATTGATACAGCAGATGGCGCATCAGAGACTATATACGCTACTACTAGAGCCTTGAGAGAGATGAACACCGACTTAGCGCATACTGATATAGGCCATCAGGCTTCTCATTTCCTCGTTCCCACCTCTAATAGTCTTGACAGACACGCTGATGATATACATAGGGAAGCCATGAAGAATAGGCGTTTAATCCAGAAAGTCCTCGAGATAGT GTACGTAGTAACTACACTGATTATTTCACTCAATTTGGTCGCTTTGATTGCCCTAACAG TATCTGGAATCCTCAAATATAGAAGAACTCTTTACAT GCTCATTGCAGCCTGTTGGACCTTTACAGTTTTTTGCTGGTTACTTTTTGGAGCATATTTCTTCATTGCTAG CTTTGCTCGGGATGCATGCACAGCTCTTGAAAGTTTTCAGATAAATCCCTACAACAATAGCTTGAGTTCAGTCCTCCCCTGTGATGAATTACTCTCTGCAGAATCTATCCTATATAATGTCAGTGAAGGGATTCATCGAGTAGTGCACAcg ATAAATAGAGCGCTATCTACAGATTATGGAAACGTAGCACAAATTTGCAACCCATTCTCCGGTCCACCTGACTATAACTACAAGCCTGATCAGAACTGTCCATCTAGCGCAATCAAGATAGGAGACCTCCCTCGG ATAATCAAGATGTCGACTTGCACCGATACAAACTGCAAAGGAGGAGTCTTGATCTCGCGTAGGGACTACAATAACATCGAGGCATACACAACTGCTCTAAAAAGGTTACTGGATGTGTACCCCGGAATGGAAAGCCTAGCAGAATGTAACACAGTGTATGATTCATTCTCAGATATCCTAGACAAACACAGCGAACCATTAAAGAAAAACGCGCATATGACATGGGGCGGACTTGCTTTCCTCTCGGTAGTGATGGTCGCGTTAGTCCTTGTGTGGACATTCCAAGCATATCACGAACAGAATCATCATCACAACTTCGATACTTCTATCAAGCCTCATTCTTCAACAGTAGATATGCTAGAATTAGGCACAGTTAAAGAAGCCAAGGCTGATACTAATCTTAGTTCAGTAAGTCAAATGACAGTTGATTAG